A stretch of [Clostridium] scindens DNA encodes these proteins:
- a CDS encoding MATE family efflux transporter, with translation MSGTNKKMELLGSAPIPNALMALGIPIMIGMLINALYNLVDAYFVGGLGETQMGAISIVFPLGQVVVGLGLMFGNGAASYLSRLLGRGDKGTANKVASTALYSSVFIGAVIIILAAIFLKPILAMLGATDTIMPYALAYARIYVISSIFNVFNVTMNNIVTSEGAAKTTMCALLLGAVLNIGLDPVFIYTLDMGVAGAAIATAISQFVSTLVYLSYMLGKKSAFTFRVREFALNGQMMAEILKIGVPTLTFQLLASLSIALVNRAAMDYGDAVIAGMGAVTRITSMGTLVVFGFLKGFQPIAGFSYGAKKFDRLREATKTSIRWSTIFCVAVGSLMALLSTQIISQFTDGNAEMISVGSKSLMANGLSFFLFGFYTVYSSLFLALGKGTAGFILGACRQGICFVPAILILPMACGINGILYAQPAADVLSAIITVFMAAHLHRELRTAERVPQN, from the coding sequence ATGAGTGGAACAAACAAAAAAATGGAACTATTAGGGAGCGCGCCAATCCCAAATGCTCTTATGGCTCTGGGTATTCCTATTATGATCGGTATGCTGATCAATGCCCTTTACAATCTGGTGGACGCATATTTCGTGGGCGGGCTGGGGGAGACCCAGATGGGAGCGATCTCTATCGTATTTCCGCTGGGCCAGGTCGTTGTAGGTCTGGGACTGATGTTCGGAAACGGCGCAGCATCTTACCTGTCCAGACTATTAGGCCGTGGCGATAAGGGCACTGCGAATAAAGTGGCTAGCACCGCCCTGTATAGCAGCGTTTTTATTGGGGCAGTCATCATTATCCTGGCGGCAATTTTTCTGAAGCCGATTCTTGCCATGCTGGGTGCCACAGATACGATTATGCCTTATGCGCTGGCATATGCGAGGATTTATGTGATATCCTCGATCTTCAATGTATTCAACGTAACCATGAATAACATAGTGACGAGTGAGGGAGCCGCAAAAACAACCATGTGCGCCCTGCTTTTGGGAGCGGTACTGAATATCGGCCTGGATCCGGTTTTCATCTATACGCTTGACATGGGCGTGGCAGGGGCTGCAATTGCTACGGCGATTTCACAGTTTGTTTCTACCCTTGTATATCTGTCCTATATGCTGGGAAAAAAGAGTGCCTTTACTTTTCGGGTAAGGGAGTTTGCCTTGAACGGGCAGATGATGGCAGAGATCTTGAAGATTGGCGTTCCTACGCTGACGTTTCAGCTGCTTGCCAGCCTTTCTATCGCATTGGTCAATCGGGCAGCAATGGATTATGGAGACGCAGTGATTGCCGGTATGGGAGCGGTTACGAGGATTACATCTATGGGAACGCTGGTGGTATTCGGATTTCTCAAAGGATTTCAGCCTATTGCAGGATTCAGCTATGGGGCGAAGAAGTTTGACCGTCTGCGGGAAGCGACCAAAACATCGATCCGGTGGTCAACAATTTTCTGCGTGGCTGTAGGCTCTTTGATGGCTTTGCTGTCCACGCAGATTATTTCACAGTTTACAGATGGAAACGCAGAAATGATTTCCGTCGGTTCAAAATCCTTGATGGCAAATGGCCTTTCCTTCTTCCTATTCGGGTTTTATACGGTGTATTCTTCCCTATTCCTTGCTCTTGGCAAAGGCACGGCAGGATTTATCCTCGGAGCCTGCAGACAGGGGATTTGCTTTGTCCCTGCCATTTTGATCCTTCCGATGGCATGCGGTATCAACGGGATACTCTACGCCCAGCCCGCCGCGGATGTGCTTTCAGCGATCATCACCGTATTTATGGCGGCCCATCTTCACAGGGAACTGCGGACGGCAGAGAGAGTTCCTCAAAATTAA
- a CDS encoding DMT family transporter, with translation MSGSRRYKGILYIVLSAFCFALMNLFVRLAGDLPSIQKSFFRNFVAAIFACVILLKDGVPFRCRKENLKFMLLRSVFGTLGILCNFYAVDHLVLADASMLNKMSPFFAVLFSFLILNEKVKVPQALMVAGAFAGSMFVVKPTLTNMDLVPSMIGLLGGIGAGAAYTMVRKLGENGEKGPFIVFFFSTFSCLFTLPWLIFDYHPMSLSQTAILLMAGIAAAGGQFAITAAYCHAPAREISVYDYSQIIFSAGLGFVIFGQVPDAFSWLGYGIICTMAVLMFLYNRRNQ, from the coding sequence CGCTTATGAACCTATTCGTTCGGCTGGCAGGCGATTTGCCTTCGATCCAGAAAAGTTTCTTCCGTAACTTTGTTGCGGCAATCTTCGCATGCGTGATCCTTTTAAAAGATGGCGTGCCGTTTCGGTGCAGGAAGGAGAATCTAAAGTTTATGCTTCTGCGTTCCGTCTTTGGGACGCTTGGAATTCTTTGCAATTTCTATGCAGTGGATCATTTGGTGCTTGCAGATGCGTCCATGCTAAATAAGATGTCTCCTTTTTTTGCAGTGCTATTTAGTTTCCTGATTTTAAATGAGAAGGTGAAGGTTCCCCAGGCATTGATGGTGGCAGGCGCATTTGCAGGAAGCATGTTCGTTGTAAAGCCGACGCTTACGAATATGGATCTTGTCCCATCCATGATCGGGCTTCTCGGCGGAATTGGCGCGGGCGCGGCTTATACGATGGTCAGAAAACTGGGAGAGAATGGGGAAAAAGGCCCATTTATCGTGTTCTTCTTCTCGACATTCTCATGCTTATTCACCTTGCCTTGGCTGATCTTTGACTATCATCCTATGTCCCTGTCCCAGACCGCTATCCTCCTAATGGCTGGCATTGCGGCGGCGGGAGGGCAGTTCGCCATAACCGCGGCCTATTGCCACGCGCCGGCAAGGGAGATATCTGTCTATGATTATTCGCAGATTATCTTCTCGGCTGGATTGGGATTTGTCATATTCGGACAGGTTCCGGATGCCTTTAGCTGGCTTGGCTATGGAATTATATGTACGATGGCAGTACTGATGTTTTTATATAACAGAAGAAACCAATAG
- a CDS encoding helix-turn-helix transcriptional regulator, whose translation MKIDRLIGILSILLQQERVTAPYLAERFEVSRRTINRDIEDLCKAGIPLVTAQGANGGISIMEGYRLNRTLLTSSDMQAILAGLRSLDSVSGTSRYQQLMDKLEVNHTTLASNSHILIDLSSYYKSSLAPKIELIQDAIEGRHYIQFDYYAPGGEGGRLIEPYLLVFQWASWYVWGWCTKREDYRLFKLNRMLELKVAGEQFEKRDLPKYEPRVEAAYPFEISVTAVFEPEMKWRLIEEYGVDSFRIREDGKLQFQFYFHDKENLFSWLLTFGDKVELLEPEGLREEIRLLAENIGKKYKKN comes from the coding sequence ATGAAGATTGACAGACTGATCGGGATATTATCAATATTGCTGCAGCAGGAGCGGGTGACGGCTCCTTATCTTGCAGAGCGGTTCGAGGTCTCCAGGCGTACGATCAACAGAGATATCGAAGACTTGTGCAAGGCCGGGATTCCGCTGGTGACCGCGCAGGGCGCAAATGGCGGCATATCAATCATGGAAGGATACAGGCTGAATCGGACCCTTCTTACTTCTTCGGATATGCAGGCGATCCTTGCCGGGCTTCGCAGCCTGGACAGCGTATCCGGTACCAGCAGGTATCAGCAGCTGATGGATAAGCTGGAGGTGAATCATACGACGCTTGCTTCCAACAGCCATATTCTGATCGACCTGTCCTCCTACTACAAGTCCTCCCTGGCGCCGAAGATCGAATTGATCCAGGATGCCATTGAGGGAAGACATTATATCCAGTTTGACTATTATGCGCCAGGCGGGGAGGGCGGTCGGTTGATCGAGCCTTATCTTTTGGTCTTCCAGTGGGCCTCCTGGTATGTGTGGGGATGGTGCACGAAGCGGGAAGATTACCGGCTGTTTAAGCTAAACCGAATGCTGGAATTAAAGGTCGCAGGAGAACAGTTTGAAAAACGCGACCTTCCCAAGTACGAGCCAAGGGTGGAGGCGGCATATCCTTTTGAAATCTCGGTGACGGCCGTGTTCGAGCCGGAGATGAAGTGGAGGCTGATCGAAGAATATGGCGTGGACAGTTTCAGAATCAGGGAGGATGGGAAACTGCAGTTCCAATTCTATTTTCATGACAAGGAGAATCTGTTTAGCTGGCTGCTTACATTCGGCGATAAGGTGGAATTATTAGAGCCGGAAGGCCTTCGGGAGGAAATCCGGCTGCTGGCAGAAAATATCGGCAAAAAGTATAAGAAGAATTAG
- a CDS encoding DMT family transporter, with amino-acid sequence MKTLSNKTTLLLADMTLFIVAAIWGGGFVAGKYALKGLGPLAILMYRFCGAAIIMGLIFNRRIRLAERGIIKYGLLLGVLQFLGLLIQLFGLQYTTPAKQSFLAATYVIFTPLAAWAITKARPLKKDGLAAFIAILGIALISLNGDLGIQMGDPVTLLFALVFSIQIVLTGRYAKPLDPIALTFYQFSFSGLLSIICVIFSGTKIVCTDRGSLYGVTYLVFINTALAICLQNAAQKYAKDSHTALILSLESVFGFLFSVLIFKETVTMKIILGCILILAALIISRGLLHHPSLRPCLKRASLIANLHQRRDRNCP; translated from the coding sequence ATGAAGACTCTATCAAATAAAACGACGCTCTTACTTGCTGATATGACGCTTTTTATCGTTGCCGCAATCTGGGGAGGCGGATTTGTTGCCGGAAAATACGCGCTAAAGGGGCTTGGCCCTCTTGCAATTCTTATGTACCGCTTCTGTGGAGCAGCGATCATCATGGGCCTGATATTTAACAGGAGGATCCGCCTGGCTGAAAGAGGAATCATAAAATATGGCCTTTTGCTTGGCGTCCTCCAATTTCTGGGTCTTCTGATCCAGCTGTTTGGCCTTCAGTACACGACTCCTGCCAAGCAGTCATTTCTTGCAGCCACCTATGTCATCTTTACGCCGCTTGCGGCATGGGCCATCACAAAAGCCAGGCCACTGAAAAAGGATGGCCTGGCTGCATTTATCGCTATCCTCGGTATCGCGCTTATCAGCCTGAACGGAGATCTTGGCATTCAGATGGGCGATCCTGTCACGCTTTTATTTGCCCTGGTGTTTTCTATTCAGATTGTCTTAACCGGCAGATATGCCAAGCCCTTGGATCCGATTGCCCTGACCTTTTATCAGTTCTCCTTTTCCGGGCTTCTATCCATAATCTGCGTCATCTTCTCTGGCACAAAGATCGTATGCACGGACCGGGGCTCTCTCTACGGCGTAACATATCTTGTCTTTATTAATACCGCCCTTGCCATCTGCCTGCAGAATGCTGCCCAGAAGTATGCCAAAGACAGCCACACAGCATTGATTCTGTCACTGGAGTCTGTCTTCGGCTTTCTCTTTTCTGTGCTTATTTTCAAAGAGACGGTAACGATGAAGATTATTCTTGGATGCATTCTGATTCTGGCGGCTCTGATTATATCCCGCGGACTTTTGCATCATCCGTCACTTCGTCCTTGCCTAAAACGTGCCTCGCTCATCGCCAATCTTCATCAGCGGCGTGACAGAAACTGTCCCTGA
- a CDS encoding GyrI-like domain-containing protein, with amino-acid sequence MDYDIVELKEKTVAGLAARTNNLSPDMGAVIGGLWKRFYGEGIYGQLKHKVNGKAMGIYSDYAGDETGDYTITVACEVEDADGLPEGVTSMTIPGGRYARFVVYGDMQAAVARFWQELWEMDLDRAFTYDFEEYQDDSMEETCIHMYIALN; translated from the coding sequence ATGGATTATGATATAGTGGAATTGAAAGAAAAGACGGTAGCAGGGCTTGCAGCCAGAACCAACAATCTGTCTCCTGATATGGGAGCAGTGATTGGAGGGCTTTGGAAACGGTTTTATGGAGAAGGAATCTATGGACAGTTAAAGCACAAGGTCAATGGCAAGGCAATGGGAATCTACTCCGACTATGCCGGGGATGAGACCGGGGATTATACGATTACGGTCGCATGCGAGGTAGAAGATGCAGACGGGCTGCCCGAAGGCGTGACGTCGATGACGATCCCGGGAGGCAGATATGCCCGATTCGTTGTCTATGGAGATATGCAGGCGGCTGTGGCAAGATTCTGGCAGGAACTTTGGGAGATGGATCTTGACCGGGCCTTTACCTATGATTTTGAAGAATACCAGGATGACAGTATGGAGGAGACTTGTATCCATATGTATATCGCGCTGAATTAG
- a CDS encoding PadR family transcriptional regulator, with amino-acid sequence MDRSQLMKGILEGCILKIISQSETYGYEIVDRLQENGFREVKEGTLYPLLLRLEKKKLIQATYKPSPLGPSRKYYSLTEEGEEYVAAFYGNWKEICESVKKIFEEGLI; translated from the coding sequence ATGGATAGATCACAGCTAATGAAAGGCATATTGGAAGGCTGTATATTGAAGATCATCAGCCAGTCAGAGACCTACGGCTATGAGATTGTAGACCGGCTGCAGGAGAATGGATTCCGGGAGGTAAAGGAAGGAACGCTGTATCCGCTTCTCTTACGCCTGGAGAAGAAAAAGCTGATTCAGGCAACCTACAAGCCAAGTCCCTTAGGCCCAAGCCGCAAGTACTATTCCCTGACTGAAGAAGGAGAAGAATACGTGGCGGCATTCTACGGAAACTGGAAGGAAATCTGCGAATCGGTAAAGAAGATATTTGAGGAGGGGTTGATATGA
- a CDS encoding GyrI-like domain-containing protein — protein MEKMDYKKAYKDLYMPKKKPSAIQVPKMTFIMVDGRGNPNTSKDYKDAMEILYGLSFTIKMSKMSGRQPEGYFEYVVPPLEGLWRADDCAFDGRNITDKDKFKWTSMIRQPEFVTTEVFEWAKAELKKKKPEIDFARTRLETWEEGLCCQIMHVGPYDNEPATIAVLEEYIQASGYITDISDQRWHHEIYLGDPRRTKPENLKTVIRHPVRQEA, from the coding sequence ATGGAAAAAATGGATTATAAGAAGGCATATAAGGATCTGTATATGCCCAAGAAGAAGCCTTCCGCCATTCAAGTGCCAAAGATGACGTTTATCATGGTGGATGGCCGAGGGAATCCGAATACATCAAAGGATTATAAGGACGCCATGGAAATTCTCTATGGCCTGTCTTTTACTATTAAGATGAGTAAGATGAGCGGCCGGCAGCCGGAAGGATACTTCGAGTATGTGGTTCCGCCGCTGGAAGGCCTGTGGCGGGCGGATGACTGTGCCTTTGACGGCAGGAATATTACAGATAAGGACAAGTTTAAATGGACTTCTATGATCCGGCAGCCGGAGTTTGTAACGACGGAAGTATTTGAGTGGGCCAAGGCAGAACTTAAGAAGAAAAAGCCGGAGATTGATTTCGCAAGGACCCGGCTTGAGACTTGGGAAGAGGGGCTGTGCTGCCAGATCATGCATGTAGGTCCATATGATAATGAGCCGGCAACGATAGCGGTTTTGGAAGAGTATATCCAGGCATCCGGGTATATTACGGATATTTCAGATCAGAGATGGCACCATGAGATCTATCTGGGAGACCCCAGAAGGACGAAGCCGGAGAATCTCAAGACGGTGATACGCCACCCCGTCAGACAGGAGGCATAG
- a CDS encoding DUF1697 domain-containing protein, producing the protein MKIYIAFLRGINISGKNKVPMAELKKAFEELRFGAVKTYLNSGNVIFSSDEDNIGSLTSRIEAMIKERFSLDIPVFVISKEDLEDILQHAPDWWGNENKEIYDNLIFIMPPATFAELWGEIGEPKEGLEKIKDYKETVFWSFSRKDYQKTNWWPKTAGMNISQKLTIRTANTVRKLVGM; encoded by the coding sequence ATGAAAATATATATTGCGTTTCTGCGTGGCATCAATATAAGTGGTAAAAATAAGGTTCCAATGGCTGAATTAAAGAAAGCCTTTGAAGAACTTAGGTTTGGAGCGGTTAAGACATATCTGAACAGTGGAAATGTGATTTTTTCAAGCGATGAAGATAATATAGGGAGTCTTACAAGCCGGATTGAAGCAATGATAAAAGAACGGTTTAGTCTGGATATACCGGTTTTCGTCATATCAAAAGAAGATCTTGAAGATATTTTGCAGCATGCACCTGACTGGTGGGGGAACGAGAATAAAGAAATCTATGATAATTTAATTTTTATTATGCCTCCTGCTACATTTGCCGAATTATGGGGGGAGATCGGAGAGCCCAAGGAGGGCCTGGAAAAGATTAAGGATTATAAGGAAACGGTATTCTGGTCTTTCAGCCGGAAGGATTATCAAAAAACAAACTGGTGGCCAAAGACCGCAGGCATGAACATTAGCCAAAAACTGACAATCAGAACGGCAAACACCGTCAGAAAGCTAGTTGGAATGTAA
- a CDS encoding PadR family transcriptional regulator: MATIDLIVLGILKKAPMGAYDIQKLVEYRNISKWVKISTPSIYKKAIQLEEKGFIKGDLVKEGKMPEKVVYSLTEAGEQEFERLMLEISAKPISMFLDFNAVIVNLDNLPTNLQQSCITEIEQNIKILKGHLEENLRQKENNPDIPETGMAVLQQQFILAKAIENWIASLKGTIVS, encoded by the coding sequence ATGGCAACCATAGATTTAATCGTATTAGGCATATTAAAAAAGGCGCCTATGGGCGCCTATGATATCCAAAAATTAGTGGAATACCGCAATATTTCAAAATGGGTGAAGATCAGCACGCCATCCATTTATAAAAAAGCCATCCAATTAGAGGAAAAGGGATTCATTAAAGGAGATCTTGTCAAAGAGGGAAAAATGCCAGAGAAGGTCGTTTACTCCCTGACCGAAGCCGGGGAGCAAGAATTTGAAAGGCTCATGCTGGAAATATCCGCAAAGCCAATCAGTATGTTTTTAGATTTTAATGCTGTCATCGTGAATCTGGACAACCTTCCGACAAACCTCCAGCAATCATGTATCACAGAGATTGAGCAAAACATAAAGATCCTAAAAGGCCACCTGGAAGAGAACCTGCGTCAAAAGGAGAATAACCCGGATATTCCGGAAACCGGCATGGCTGTTCTGCAGCAGCAATTTATTTTAGCAAAAGCCATTGAGAACTGGATCGCCTCGCTGAAAGGGACCATAGTTTCATAA
- a CDS encoding cupin domain-containing protein produces MEKTYQIGSRLSGYRKAHGLTIKELAVKTGLSTALLSELERGIGNPTLSVLENLAGTMGISVSALLEQEVKNASLVRRRCERSQTGGPDARCLYDVLAVSPVKSRMELLLLELEPGMYSNDRLSVHPYWEEIAYVVSGTVEILFEEEEIELKEGDTIRILPGRGHRLMNQTDERAMVLFAQESR; encoded by the coding sequence ATGGAAAAAACTTATCAAATTGGCTCCAGGCTGTCAGGCTACCGGAAGGCGCATGGGCTGACAATAAAGGAATTGGCTGTAAAAACGGGGCTTAGCACTGCGCTTTTAAGCGAACTTGAGCGCGGGATTGGGAACCCCACGCTCTCGGTACTGGAGAATCTGGCTGGTACGATGGGGATATCGGTATCCGCGCTGCTGGAGCAGGAAGTTAAGAATGCGTCCCTGGTAAGAAGAAGGTGCGAGCGGAGCCAGACAGGAGGACCAGACGCAAGATGTCTCTATGATGTTCTGGCAGTCAGTCCGGTAAAGTCCAGGATGGAACTGCTTCTTCTGGAACTTGAGCCGGGGATGTACTCCAATGATCGGCTTAGCGTACATCCTTATTGGGAGGAGATCGCTTATGTAGTCTCCGGTACGGTAGAGATCTTATTCGAAGAAGAGGAGATTGAGCTTAAGGAAGGAGATACCATCCGTATACTTCCCGGGAGAGGCCATCGTTTGATGAATCAGACAGATGAAAGGGCGATGGTACTATTCGCACAGGAAAGCCGGTAG
- a CDS encoding tRNA (mnm(5)s(2)U34)-methyltransferase, producing MRPSQITDWCHAIIRSQAAYGGFYIDATMGNGKDTLMLCTLAKETGSVLAFDIQDAALEATQRLLEEQGCLGRAKLIRDGHEHMDLYAGEGTADVICFNFGYLPGGSHHIATRASTSVEAIQKGLKILKKGGMMSLCIYSGGDTGFEEKERILDCLRELSAREYTVIVNAYYNRANNPPIPAFIFKN from the coding sequence TTGAGACCATCGCAGATAACGGACTGGTGCCACGCGATTATCCGATCCCAGGCTGCTTACGGGGGATTCTATATTGATGCCACGATGGGAAATGGAAAGGATACGCTGATGCTTTGCACGCTGGCCAAAGAGACTGGAAGCGTGCTGGCTTTTGACATCCAGGATGCAGCGCTTGAAGCCACGCAGAGGCTCCTGGAAGAACAGGGATGCCTTGGGCGTGCCAAACTTATAAGGGACGGACACGAACATATGGACTTGTATGCAGGGGAGGGCACCGCAGATGTCATCTGCTTTAATTTCGGGTATCTTCCAGGCGGGAGCCATCACATAGCCACCCGGGCCTCAACCAGCGTGGAGGCGATCCAAAAAGGATTAAAGATTCTGAAAAAAGGAGGCATGATGAGCCTGTGCATCTACAGCGGAGGGGACACGGGATTTGAAGAAAAGGAGAGGATCCTGGACTGCCTCAGAGAACTTTCGGCGCGGGAGTATACGGTAATCGTAAATGCGTACTACAACCGGGCAAACAACCCTCCAATCCCTGCGTTTATCTTTAAGAATTAA
- a CDS encoding TfoX/Sxy family protein, producing MASSKEFVHYVEEQLTDAGEITCRKMFGEYGIYCNGKIIGVICDDQLFLKITEAGRRICPDGEEAPPYEGAKPYLLIDDIDDRGFMTRLVQAVYEELPEPKPKKTKRKEGQENGKNGL from the coding sequence ATGGCTTCCAGCAAAGAGTTTGTTCATTATGTAGAAGAGCAGTTAACAGATGCAGGAGAGATTACGTGCCGGAAGATGTTCGGGGAATATGGAATCTACTGCAATGGCAAGATTATAGGAGTGATCTGTGACGATCAATTGTTCCTCAAGATTACGGAAGCAGGAAGGCGCATCTGTCCGGATGGAGAGGAAGCGCCCCCATATGAAGGCGCTAAGCCATATCTGCTGATCGATGATATTGATGACCGTGGGTTTATGACGAGGCTGGTGCAGGCAGTCTATGAAGAATTGCCGGAGCCGAAGCCGAAAAAGACCAAGAGAAAAGAGGGACAAGAAAATGGAAAAAATGGATTATAA
- a CDS encoding ferritin — protein sequence MLDPKVAELLNTQVNKEFYSAYLYLDFANYYKDQGLDGFANWYNIQAQEERDHAMLFIQYLQNNGEKVTLESIDKPEAVLAGFEDPLKAGLEHEQYVTSLIHAIYDAAYAQKDFRTMQFLDWFVKEQGEEEKNADDLITKFNLFGHDSRSLYMLDSELAARVYSAPSLVL from the coding sequence ATGTTAGATCCAAAAGTAGCTGAATTATTAAACACGCAGGTTAATAAGGAATTCTATTCCGCCTACCTATATCTGGATTTCGCCAATTACTATAAAGACCAAGGGCTGGATGGATTCGCGAACTGGTATAATATCCAGGCACAGGAAGAACGCGACCATGCCATGCTTTTCATTCAATATTTACAGAATAACGGGGAGAAGGTAACACTGGAATCTATCGATAAGCCTGAGGCTGTTCTGGCCGGATTTGAAGATCCTCTAAAAGCGGGCCTTGAACATGAGCAGTATGTCACCAGCCTGATTCACGCCATCTATGACGCTGCCTATGCGCAGAAGGATTTCCGAACCATGCAGTTCCTGGACTGGTTTGTAAAGGAACAGGGTGAGGAAGAGAAGAATGCGGATGATCTGATCACCAAGTTCAACCTCTTTGGCCATGACTCCAGAAGCCTTTATATGCTGGATTCCGAACTGGCTGCAAGGGTATATTCCGCGCCCTCTCTAGTTTTATAA
- a CDS encoding GNAT family N-acetyltransferase: MEFIRVTEENLEKEHICCAISSNKDCQVVSKKRWLSKRFQEGLVFLKANVRGKCFIEYLPAEYAFAPVKADGYMYINCLWVAGQYKGQGYSSQLLEACIDDSRKKGCKGLAILSADKKRPYLADPKYLRYKGFQTADTAGPHFELMYLPFAEGADVPRFREQVKNPQIDKKGFVLYYTEQCPFTAKYVPLIEKMAADKAIPFETILLETAEQAQAAPAAVTSYCLFYDGKFLTNEILSEKKFEKIASEVYDKMV, translated from the coding sequence ATGGAATTTATCAGGGTTACAGAGGAAAATCTGGAAAAGGAGCACATCTGCTGTGCGATTTCCAGTAATAAAGACTGCCAGGTAGTTTCAAAAAAGCGGTGGCTGTCAAAACGATTCCAGGAAGGACTGGTATTTTTAAAAGCAAATGTGCGGGGAAAATGCTTTATTGAATATCTGCCGGCGGAATATGCTTTTGCGCCTGTGAAGGCCGATGGGTATATGTATATCAACTGTCTCTGGGTTGCGGGACAGTACAAAGGCCAGGGATATTCCAGCCAGCTTCTTGAGGCATGCATCGATGACAGCCGGAAAAAGGGTTGCAAAGGGCTGGCAATCCTGTCAGCGGACAAGAAGAGGCCCTACCTGGCTGATCCTAAGTACCTGCGTTACAAAGGATTTCAGACGGCGGATACTGCGGGGCCACATTTTGAACTTATGTATCTTCCCTTTGCGGAAGGCGCGGATGTGCCACGATTCAGGGAACAGGTGAAAAATCCACAGATAGACAAAAAGGGATTTGTACTTTACTATACAGAGCAATGCCCATTTACCGCCAAATATGTACCGCTGATTGAGAAAATGGCCGCAGACAAGGCAATTCCTTTTGAGACGATACTCCTTGAGACGGCAGAGCAGGCTCAGGCAGCGCCGGCCGCCGTCACATCCTACTGCCTGTTTTATGACGGGAAATTCCTGACCAATGAGATTCTATCGGAAAAGAAGTTTGAAAAGATTGCCTCAGAAGTATATGATAAAATGGTATGA